A window of the Pogona vitticeps strain Pit_001003342236 chromosome 4, PviZW2.1, whole genome shotgun sequence genome harbors these coding sequences:
- the B3GALT2 gene encoding beta-1,3-galactosyltransferase 2, which translates to MLQWRRRHCCFAKMSWNTKRSLFRTHFLGLLSLVFLFAIFLFCNHHDWLPGRAGFKENPVAYTTRGFRSTRSETNHSSLRTIWKDAVPQTLRPPTITNSNNTELSPQGVTGLENTLSANGSIYTARGTGHPTLYHFRYIINEPEKCQEKSPFLILLIAAEPGQVEARQAIRQTWGNESLAPGIQIVRIFLLGLSIKLNGYRQRAIAEESRQYHDIIQQEYLDTYYNLTIKTLMGMNWVATYCPNVPYVMKTDSDMFVNTEYLIHKLLKPELPPRHKYFTGYLMRGYAPNRNKDSKWYMPPDLYPSERYPVFCSGTGYVFSGDLAEKIFKVSLGIRRLHLEDVYVGICLAKLRIDPMPPPNEFVFNHWRVSYSSCKYSHLITSHQFQPSELIKYWNHLQQNKHNACANTAKEKSGKYRHRKLH; encoded by the coding sequence ATGCTTCAGTGGAGGAGGCGGCATTGCTGCTTTGCCAAAATGTCCTGGAATACCAAAAGGTCTCTGTTTCGCACCCACTTCCTTGGCTTACTCTctcttgtatttctttttgctaTATTTCTGTTTTGTAACCACCATGACTGGCTACCTGGCAGAGCTGGATTCAAAGAAAACCCTGTGGCTTACACAACACGAGGATTTAGGTCAACAAGAAGTGAAACAAACCACAGCTCTTTGAGGACCATTTGGAAGGATGCAGTCCCCCAGACCCTCAGGCCACCAACTATTACTAATTCTAACAATACAGAATTGTCACCTCAAGGAGTTACTGGTTTAGAGAACACTCTAAGTGCCAATGGGAGTATTTATACTGCAAGAGGTACTGGACACCCAACTTTATATCATTTTAGGTATATCATAAATGAGCCTGAAAAATGCCAGGAGAAAAGCCCCTTTTTAATACTACTTATAGCTGCAGAACCAGGCCAAGTGGAAGCTCGACAAGCTATCAGACAAACATGGGGGAATGAGAGCCTGGCACCTGGGATCCAAATTGTTCGGATTTTTTTGCTTGGTTTAAGTATTAAACTAAATGGATATCGTCAACGAGCCATCGCAGAGGAAAGCCGACAATACCATGATATTATCCAACAAGAGTACTTAGATACTTACTACAACTTAACAATCAAAACACTTATGGGGATGAACTGGGTTGCCACGTACTGCCCAAATGTTCCATATGTGATGAAAACAGACAGTGACATGTTTGTCAACACCGAGTATTTAATACATAAGcttttgaaaccagaattgcCTCCCCGGCATAAATACTTTACAGGCTATCTAATGAGGGGATACGCTCCCAACCGGAACAAAGACAGCAAATGGTATATGCCACCTGATCTTTATCCAAGTGAACGTTACCCTGTATTCTGCTCTGGCACTGGCTATGTATTTTCTGGAGATTTAGCAGAAAAAATATTTAAGGTCTCACTGGGTATCAGACGTTTGCACCTAGAGGATGTGTATGtgggcatttgtcttgcaaagttACGAATTGACCCAATGCCCCCACCCAATGAGTTTGTCTTCAATCACTGGCGGGTTTCTTATTCCAGCTGTAAATACAGTCACCTAATTACCTCCCATCAGTTCCAGCCTAGTGAACTGATCAAATACTGGAATCATTTACAACAGAATAAGCACAATGCCTGTGCAAAtacagcaaaagaaaaatcaggcaAGTATCGTCATCGTAAACTGCACTAG